One Nostoc sp. CENA543 genomic window, AATCCCTACCAGTTTTACTTCCAATTTCGCCGGACTCAGAGTTATCCAAGATTATCGAGTGATTAACCTGTGGGAAGTGGATGTCAACATTGCTTTACAACAACCTCTACCCTCATTACTGCCATTTGTGCCGATTCTCAAAGGCGGCGAAGATGAATTAGTCATTCGAGAAGCATTGCAAATTCTGCGTGGAGATGAACAGTTAAACCAGTTAGAAACTGTCTTAGCTTTTTTTGCTACGTTTGTGTTAGAGAGTTCCTTAGTTCAAGAAATTATGAGGTGGGATATGACTGTGCTACGTGAATCACCTTGGTATCAAGAGATTTTGCGTGAGGGTGAAGCACGCGGTGAAGCACGCGGTGAGGCACGCGGCCAGGCGCGCGGTGAAAGACAAGGACTAATTTCGAGTATCGAAATTAATTTAGAGATGAAATTTGGTAATGATGGTTTGCAGTTACTGTCACAAATTAATCAAATTAGTGATACAGCACAATTGAAGGAGATTTTACGCCAGATTATTACAGCTAACTCAGTTGAAGAATTGCGTCAACTGCTTTAGTGTAATTCTATGGGTGAGAATTTATCGACAGAATTTTAACCCAATAAATCAGCGCGGGGTTTAAAGGTTTCAATTTGCCGCAATTTTTCGTAGAGTTCTCTTTCCTCTTGGCTAATGTTTTTCGGGGCAATTATTTGGATTTCTACTAATTGATCTCCTCTTTTCCCACCTTCGGTGGGATAACCTTTATTTGCCAAGCGAAATCTTTGACCAGACCTGACTCCAGGGGGAATGGTCATTTTCACAGGGCCATCTAGGGTGGGTGCTTCTACTTGTCCGCCTAAAACGGCTTCTGTGGGTGTGACTGGTACTTGGCAAGAGATATTAGCACCTTCGATTTTAAATAATGGATGTGGTTCAACGGTAATTTTTAAATAAAGGTCGCCGCCACCAATACCTTGATCTCGGAGTCTGACACTTTGCCCTGTAACCATCCCAGAGGGCATATCGACTTCTAGCGATCGCCCATCTTCTAATCTAATCCGTTCTTTCCCACCTTGATAAGCTTTCTCTAGTGGTAGGGTTAATCTCGCTTCAATATCCCGCCGTGTGGGACGCGGTGGATTTTTGGGAACTGTGTATTGAACTTTACTTTTAGGAGTACGAAATGGGTCGGTTGTAGTGCTGCTACTTGCCCCATTTCTTGTGTCTTTGCGACCACCTACACCCACAACTTGATTAATAAAATCCTCAAAATTGGCAAACTGACTCGGATCTACATTTTGATTGCCATTCCGTTCTCCTTTCTGTTCCCAAGTTTTAGATTTTGGTGCTTGTTTACTAAAGCCTTTTTGTTTCCAGTAGCGGCTAAATTGGTCATATTGGGCGCGTTTAGCCGTATCAGAAAGGACTTCGTAAGCTTCGCCAATATCTTTAAACTTTTCTTCTGCTGCTTTATTACCTGGATTGAGGTCTGGGTGATATTGTCTAGCTAACCGCCGATAATTCTTTTTAATTTCCTCGTTTGTAGCGTCTTTAGCTACTCCTAAAATTTCGTAATAATCTCGAAAATTCTGCAAATTTTGCATATTCATTTATGGAACTTTTAAAGTTTAGATGTTAGTAATCTTTAATTTAGTAACGGATTAATATTCATACTCAATTACTAAATACTAATTACCAATTACTAAATCCGAATTCAGGAAATAGAAGTGTAGGGGTATAGGGGTGTAAGGGTGTAAGGGTTGAGAAAGGTAGATTACATTCCCAATGCCCCATGCCCTATTCCCTATGCCCTATGGTTACAACCAATCATCGTCATCATCCCAATTATCTTGATAGCTGGGACGGGGCTGGCGGCGGGGGGGAGGATTATCGTAGGAAGAACGACGATCGCGATCGCGTCCATTATCTCTGTTGTTGTAGTCTCGATTATAAGAGTCCCGTTCTCGATAGTTGTCGCGGTAATTATCTCGGTAGAAGTCGCGATCGCGGTCTTTATCTTTATCGCCTACAAAGATATCGCGGATTGTACCAAATAAATCGTCGTCTTCGTCTTCCGCATAATATTCCCGGACTTCGCGATTTAATTCATACAAAGCATCCTGTAAATCTACGTAGGCTTGATCAATGCCGCGATCGTCGTCTTCTTTGAGACTTTCTTTCAATTCTCGGCAAATGTTATCGATGCGTTGGCGGCGGTTGCGGGCAAACTGCATGCCAAATTCTAAGGCGACTTCCCTAAGTTGTCTTTCTGCTTGCAGAATTAAAGCCTCAGAACGGGTGCGTTTTTCTACTCTTTCTTTGCGTTCCCTGTCAATATCAGCGTATTTTTTCGCATCCTGAATCATGCGGTTGACTTCTGATTCACTCAAGGTAGAAGCCCCTTGAATGGTGATGCTTTGTTCTCTGCCGGTGGTTCTATCTAAGGCTGTCACCTGCAAAATTCCGTTAGCATCGATATCTAATGATACCTGAATTTGCGGTATACCCCTGGGTGCGGGTGGGATGCCATAGAGTTTGAACCTACCCAAAGATTTATTATCCGATGCCATTTCCCTCTCACCTTGAACAACGTGGATTTCCACGCTGTTTTGGTTATTTTCAGA contains:
- a CDS encoding transposase, giving the protein MTKAADVSTKKLISLAPDNWVRWVTQMPDILAGEILNSEFQWISRESDVLIRATSSQYGEFLVLNELQLRYKQQMPRRMRAYAGLAEEKYNLPIYPVLINILKTTNEEIPTSFTSNFAGLRVIQDYRVINLWEVDVNIALQQPLPSLLPFVPILKGGEDELVIREALQILRGDEQLNQLETVLAFFATFVLESSLVQEIMRWDMTVLRESPWYQEILREGEARGEARGEARGQARGERQGLISSIEINLEMKFGNDGLQLLSQINQISDTAQLKEILRQIITANSVEELRQLL
- a CDS encoding DnaJ C-terminal domain-containing protein, with translation MQNLQNFRDYYEILGVAKDATNEEIKKNYRRLARQYHPDLNPGNKAAEEKFKDIGEAYEVLSDTAKRAQYDQFSRYWKQKGFSKQAPKSKTWEQKGERNGNQNVDPSQFANFEDFINQVVGVGGRKDTRNGASSSTTTDPFRTPKSKVQYTVPKNPPRPTRRDIEARLTLPLEKAYQGGKERIRLEDGRSLEVDMPSGMVTGQSVRLRDQGIGGGDLYLKITVEPHPLFKIEGANISCQVPVTPTEAVLGGQVEAPTLDGPVKMTIPPGVRSGQRFRLANKGYPTEGGKRGDQLVEIQIIAPKNISQEERELYEKLRQIETFKPRADLLG